Proteins encoded by one window of Simiduia curdlanivorans:
- a CDS encoding YfgM family protein: protein MSAHLTEEEQVEALKRWWAENGKSLIVAVIIGVGGYMGFGAWKDGRQAGAEEASAQYEQITELMAGQEAVSETDKATINHLAQGLKDNHADTLYGVQAAMLLAKQAVEANDLSKAEAELRWALDQASELNVELLARLRLARVLAAQAKFADALSVISVQEEASFASLYAEVRGDVFAAESKLDKAAEAYTAAIASVDAKDMARAGQLRMKLNSVQPKAADKKDV, encoded by the coding sequence GTGTCTGCGCATTTAACTGAAGAAGAACAAGTAGAAGCCCTCAAGCGTTGGTGGGCTGAAAACGGTAAGTCATTAATTGTTGCCGTGATTATTGGTGTTGGTGGCTATATGGGCTTCGGCGCATGGAAGGATGGGCGCCAAGCCGGTGCTGAGGAAGCCTCTGCGCAATACGAGCAAATTACCGAGCTGATGGCTGGCCAAGAAGCCGTATCGGAAACCGATAAGGCAACCATTAACCATTTGGCCCAAGGTTTAAAAGATAATCATGCGGACACACTTTATGGTGTGCAGGCCGCTATGTTGTTGGCCAAACAAGCTGTTGAGGCGAATGATTTGAGCAAGGCAGAAGCCGAGTTGCGCTGGGCGCTTGATCAGGCGTCTGAGCTCAATGTCGAATTGCTAGCGCGCTTGCGCTTGGCGCGTGTTTTAGCGGCCCAAGCAAAATTTGCCGATGCCTTGAGCGTTATTTCTGTTCAAGAGGAAGCCTCGTTTGCATCTTTATATGCGGAAGTGCGCGGCGATGTGTTTGCAGCTGAAAGTAAGCTGGATAAGGCCGCCGAGGCTTATACTGCTGCCATTGCCAGCGTTGATGCGAAAGACATGGCTCGCGCCGGCCAGCTACGGATGAAATTAAATAGCGTGCAGCCGAAAGCTGCCGATAAGAAGGACGTCTAA
- the bamB gene encoding outer membrane protein assembly factor BamB produces the protein MNRLLALFAVLFLGACSSTDEIDIEPKELEDFAPKVKLQELWSVSVGAGQDERYSRFVPAIEGDTIYAVDVEGEVFAFDKNKGKEQWSVELDQAISAGVGLSARALLLGSYKGEIIALSKQDGSELWRTVLSSEVVSEPTASAGVVVATTNDGRLYGLDGESGEIKWFFESVQPVLTLRGTSAPVVRGDVVIAGFDNGKVFAFDIHTGLIQWEQRVAVPKGKTELERIVDIDGTPFLAGDILYAVSYQGRLMAFTSATGRPLWAEEASSVQGPAADYSQVYIAGEQDKVQAFSSATGVKVWENNDLLRRKLSPPAVLGSYVAVADLEGYLHLLDKDTGVMAARTSVDGDGVRARMLVENDILYILGTGGELSAWRLKPLK, from the coding sequence ATGAATCGTTTACTGGCTCTATTTGCCGTTTTATTTCTGGGCGCTTGTTCGTCGACAGATGAAATTGATATCGAGCCAAAAGAGCTGGAAGACTTTGCGCCTAAGGTGAAATTGCAAGAGCTTTGGTCTGTGTCTGTGGGCGCAGGTCAGGATGAGCGCTACTCGCGTTTTGTGCCGGCCATCGAAGGCGATACGATTTATGCCGTTGATGTTGAGGGCGAAGTGTTTGCCTTCGATAAAAACAAGGGTAAGGAACAGTGGTCGGTCGAGTTGGATCAGGCCATCAGTGCCGGCGTGGGTTTGTCGGCACGAGCCTTGTTGCTCGGCAGCTACAAAGGCGAAATCATTGCACTAAGTAAGCAAGATGGCAGTGAGCTGTGGCGCACGGTGTTATCGAGCGAGGTGGTTTCCGAGCCCACCGCTAGTGCTGGCGTGGTTGTTGCCACCACCAACGATGGCCGCCTCTACGGCCTAGATGGCGAGAGCGGCGAGATCAAATGGTTTTTCGAGAGCGTGCAACCGGTTCTAACCCTGCGCGGAACCAGTGCGCCGGTGGTGCGTGGCGATGTGGTTATTGCGGGTTTCGATAACGGTAAAGTCTTCGCTTTCGATATTCATACCGGTCTTATCCAGTGGGAGCAGCGCGTCGCGGTGCCCAAGGGTAAAACCGAGCTAGAGCGGATTGTCGATATCGATGGCACGCCGTTTTTGGCCGGCGATATTCTTTACGCTGTGAGCTATCAAGGTCGACTCATGGCGTTCACCAGTGCTACTGGTCGCCCGCTTTGGGCCGAAGAAGCCAGCTCTGTGCAAGGTCCGGCGGCTGATTACAGCCAGGTTTATATCGCTGGCGAGCAAGATAAGGTTCAGGCTTTCTCGAGTGCGACTGGCGTTAAAGTGTGGGAAAACAATGATCTGTTGCGCCGTAAACTGTCACCGCCCGCAGTGCTGGGTAGTTATGTTGCGGTCGCTGATTTAGAGGGCTATTTACACCTGTTGGATAAAGACACGGGTGTTATGGCTGCCCGCACCAGCGTCGATGGCGATGGTGTCCGAGCTCGGATGCTGGTTGAGAACGATATTTTGTACATTTTGGGTACCGGTGGCGAACTGAGTGCGTGGCGTCTTAAGCCGCTCAAATAG
- the der gene encoding ribosome biogenesis GTPase Der: MIPVLALVGRPNVGKSTLFNCLTRSRDALVADYAGLTRDRKYGEGDFEDRKFMVIDTGGISGEEEGIDSVMAGQSLQAIEEADAVLFIVDCRAGLTPADAMIARHLRVRNKPTFVVANKVDGTNPDIALAPFHEMGLGELFATTATHRKGVKALMDHVMGKFPEEEVENPDLPTGIKIAVVGRPNVGKSTLVNRLLGEDRVVVFDQPGTTRDSVYINYERHGSNYTLIDTAGIRRRKNVKETVEKFSIVKTLQAIEDANVVVLMADASEGLVDQDLHLMGHTIDAGRALVIALNKWDGLEETQKEYVKKELERRLRFIDFADTHFISAKHGTGVGHLYESIERAFKSATDKFSTNFLTRLLQDAVREHQPPLVRGHRIKLRYAHPGGHNPPIIVIHGNQTTDLPAAYVRYLEKMFRRALDLHGTPIRLEFKTSDNPFGDKPKAATRHRDGKLQTGKRQAGENRRTYLVRKGAEKPKPSTKPEAKHSAAKAAAKTAAKTGTKKAPAKRTHRTKPTGNKPR, translated from the coding sequence ATGATTCCTGTATTAGCCCTCGTCGGGCGTCCCAACGTGGGAAAGTCCACGCTCTTTAACTGCCTTACCCGATCGCGCGATGCGCTGGTGGCGGATTACGCCGGGCTAACAAGGGACCGTAAGTACGGCGAAGGCGACTTTGAAGATCGCAAATTCATGGTCATCGATACCGGTGGTATCAGCGGCGAAGAAGAGGGCATAGACAGCGTCATGGCTGGGCAGTCGCTTCAGGCCATCGAAGAGGCCGATGCGGTATTGTTTATCGTCGATTGCCGCGCCGGTTTGACCCCTGCGGATGCGATGATTGCGCGGCATTTGCGGGTGCGCAACAAGCCGACTTTTGTGGTCGCAAACAAAGTCGACGGCACCAACCCAGACATCGCACTCGCACCCTTCCATGAAATGGGCCTAGGCGAGCTGTTCGCCACCACCGCGACGCACCGCAAGGGTGTGAAGGCGTTGATGGATCACGTCATGGGTAAATTTCCCGAGGAGGAAGTTGAAAACCCCGATCTACCCACCGGCATCAAAATTGCCGTGGTGGGGCGCCCGAATGTGGGTAAATCTACCTTGGTAAATAGGTTGCTGGGTGAAGACCGTGTGGTGGTGTTCGATCAGCCCGGTACCACCCGGGATAGTGTTTACATTAACTATGAGCGCCACGGCTCGAATTACACCTTAATTGACACGGCAGGCATTCGCCGCCGCAAAAATGTTAAAGAGACAGTGGAAAAGTTTTCCATCGTCAAAACCCTGCAGGCTATTGAAGATGCCAACGTGGTGGTATTGATGGCCGATGCCAGCGAGGGGCTGGTGGATCAAGATCTGCATTTAATGGGGCATACCATTGATGCTGGTCGCGCACTGGTTATCGCACTTAACAAGTGGGATGGACTGGAAGAGACCCAGAAAGAGTACGTGAAGAAAGAATTAGAGCGACGCTTACGTTTTATCGACTTTGCCGACACCCATTTTATTTCTGCTAAGCACGGCACTGGTGTTGGTCATTTGTATGAATCTATCGAGCGCGCGTTTAAGTCGGCGACGGATAAGTTCTCAACCAATTTTTTAACCCGCTTGTTGCAAGACGCCGTGCGCGAGCATCAGCCGCCTTTAGTTCGCGGGCATAGAATTAAGCTGCGCTACGCACACCCTGGCGGCCACAACCCGCCCATTATTGTTATCCACGGCAATCAAACCACAGACTTGCCAGCGGCCTATGTGCGCTATTTAGAGAAGATGTTTCGACGCGCGCTGGATCTACACGGCACGCCCATTCGCTTGGAGTTTAAAACCAGCGACAACCCCTTCGGCGACAAACCCAAAGCCGCAACCCGTCATCGCGACGGCAAGTTGCAAACGGGTAAGCGCCAAGCCGGCGAGAATAGGCGCACCTATCTTGTTCGCAAGGGCGCTGAAAAGCCTAAGCCGTCAACCAAACCCGAGGCGAAACACAGTGCCGCAAAGGCGGCTGCGAAAACCGCGGCAAAAACTGGGACTAAGAAAGCGCCGGCCAAACGCACCCATAGGACTAAACCAACTGGCAATAAACCGCGCTAG